One region of Myxocyprinus asiaticus isolate MX2 ecotype Aquarium Trade chromosome 38, UBuf_Myxa_2, whole genome shotgun sequence genomic DNA includes:
- the casp21 gene encoding caspase 21, apoptosis-related cysteine peptidase, which yields MSSHASEDHRAVKKPCVFEPYKKYKNIGKCLIISNEHFPGAPHLHRAGCSVDENLLSRMFQSLGFHVQLEKNLTAKQMVAALTKVAKDNHADMSCFVCVLMSHGEEGTILGSDQNWIPFKTLTSTMTSDLCPCLQGKPKLFFLQACRGSKYDPGVETDASKELEEFMGMSDVPELDFLCCYSTAEGYYSWRNPDSGSIFIRELCKMFMDCHLEIIQILTRVNHRVANYFQSYTTELETHKKKQMPCLASRLTKDFYLHMPVKKNNF from the exons ATGAGCTCCCATGCTTCTGAAGATCACAG AGCTGTCAAGAAGCCATGTGTGTTTGAGCCCTATAAGAAGTATAAAAACATTGGCAAATGTCTGATCATCAGTAATGAGCACTTTCCCG GAGCACCACATTTGCATAGAGCTGGCTGTTCAGTAGATGAAAATCTATTGTCCAGAATGTTCCAATCATTGGGCTTTCATGTACAGTTGGAAAAAAACCTGACAGCTAAACAAATGGTTGCCGCACTTACGAAAG TGGCCAAGGATAACCATGCAGACATGTCCTGCTTTGTGTGTGTACTGATGAGCCACGGAGAGGAAGGTACAATTCTTGGCTCTGATCAGAATTGGATCCCTTTCAAAACTCTGACCTCTACGATGACATCTGACCTCTGCCCTTGTCTGCAAGGCAAGCCGAAACTCTTCTTCCTACAG GCCTGCAGGGGGAGCAAATATGACCCTGGTGTTGAGACAGATGCTTCAAAAGAACTGGAGGAATTTATGGGAATGTCAGATGTTCCTGAGCTGGATTTTCTCTGCTGTTATTCCACAGCGGAAG GGTATTACTCATGGAGAAATCCAGATTCAGGTTCAATATTTATCCGTGAGCTTTGCAAGATGTTTATGGACTGTCATCTAGAGATTATTCAGATTCTGACGAGAGTAAACCACCGTGTGGCCAATTACTTCCAGTCTTACACCACAGAACTGGAAACACATAAGAAGAAACAAATGCCGTGCTTAGCCTCCAGACTGACCAAGGATTTTTACCTTCACATGCCAgtcaagaaaaataatttttaa